The following coding sequences lie in one Meles meles chromosome X, mMelMel3.1 paternal haplotype, whole genome shotgun sequence genomic window:
- the ZNF81 gene encoding zinc finger protein 81 isoform X2, which translates to MRVSVSFEDVTVDFSKEEWQQLDPAQRRLYRDVTLENYSHLRSVGYEVPKPEVIFKLEQGEEPWILERKTPHQSHTDGKFGIKTSQKGISGKASFHSEVEGEDTRDDSLYSILEDLWQDSEQIKRYQEKQSKPLSHAAFINKKVLNTEWDFEYKDSGKFFHPSPNHIPSPKRPHKCDSFGKSFRHNLDIHIPSKNNATKNFDKNTGHGQVFTQSSSYTNHENTHTGVQFCESDQCGKVLSLKQAFGHNLKFPAGEKADMCSEFGKIFTQKSHLFPPQRIHTLEKPHELNKCVDVFTQKPLLSIYLRVHGDEKLYICAECGKAFIQNSELIVHKKTHTREKPYKCNECGKSFFQVSSLLRHQTTHTGEKLYECSECGKGFSLNSALNVHQKIHTGERHHKCGECGKAFTQKSTLRMHQRIHTGERSYICTECGQAFIQKAHLIAHQRIHTGEKPYECSDCGKSFPSKSQLQMHKRIHTGEKPYICTECGKAFTNRSNLNTHQKSHTGEKSYICAECGKAFTDRSNFNKHQTIHTGEKPYVCADCGRAFIQKSELITHQRIHTTEKPYKCPECEKSFSKKPHLKVHQRIHTGEKPYMCAECGKAFTDRSNFNKHQTIHTGDKPYKCSDCGKGFTQKSVLSMHRNIHT; encoded by the exons ATGAGG GTCTCTGTGTCATTCGAGGACGTGACTGTGGACTTCAGCAAGGAAGAGTGGCAGCAACTGGACCCTGCTCAGAGACGCTTGTACCGGGATGTGACGCTGGAGAATTACAGCCACCTGCGCTCAGTGG GGTATGAAGTTCCCAAACCAGAGGTCATCTTCAAGTTGGAACAAGGAGAGGAGCCATGGATTTTGGAGAGAAAAACCCCACATCAGAGCCATACGG atGGGAAGTTTGGGATTAAGACCTCACAAAAAGGAATTTCTGGAAAAGCTTCCTTTCACAGTGAAGTGGAGGGTGAAGATACAAGAGATGACTCACTGTATTCCATTTTAGAAGATCTGTGGCAAGATTCTGAGCAGATAAAAAGATACCAGGAAAAACAGAGCAAACCTCTGAGTCATGCTGCTTTCATCAATAAGAAAGTACTGAATACAGAGTGGGATTTTGAATATAAAGACAGTGGAAAATTTTTTCATCCAAGCCCAAATCATATTCCTTCACCGAAAAGACCCCATAAATGTGACTCATTTGGAAAGAGTTTTAGGCATAATTTAGACATACATATTCCTAGTAAAAATAATGCAACGAAGAACTTTGATAAAAATACCGGACATGGTCAAGTTTTCACGCAGAGCTCTTCTTATACTAACCATGAAAACACTCATACAGGAGTGCAGTTCTGTGAAAGTGATCAGTGTGGAAAGGTCCTCAGTCTCAAACAAGCATTCGGTCACAATCTGAAATTTCCTGCTGGGGAGAAAGCAGACATGTGTTCTGAATTTGGGAAGATCTTCACCCAGAAGTCACACCTCTTTCCACCTCAGAGAATCCACACTCTGGAAAAACCTCATGAACTTAACAAATGTGTAGATGTGTTTACACAGAAGCCACTGCTCAGTATATATCTGAGAGTTCACGGAGATGAAAAACTTTATATATGTGCTGAGTGTGGGAAGGCTTTCATCCAGAATTCAGAATTAATTGTGCATAAGAAAACCCACACTAGAGAAAAACCCTATAAATGCAATGAGTGTGGAAAATCATTTTTTCAGGTGTCCTCTCTACTTAGACATCAGACAACTCACACTGGAGAAAAACTCTATGAATGCAGCGAATGTGGGAAAGGCTTCTCCCTGAACTCAGCCCTCAATGTACATCAgaaaattcatactggagagagacACCACAAGTGTGGggagtgtgggaaagcctttacCCAAAAATCCACACTCAGGAtgcatcagagaattcatacaggaGAGAGATCTTACATATGTACTGAATGTGGGCAGGCCTTCATCCAGAAGGCACACTTGATTGCCCATCAGAGAATCCACACTGGAGAGAAGCCCTATGAATGCAGTGACTGTGGGAAATCTTTCCCTTCTAAGTCACAACTCCAGATGCATAAGCGaattcacacaggagagaaaccgtATATATGCActgaatgtgggaaggcctttacCAACAGGTCCAATCTCAATACTCACCAGAAATCTCATACTGGAGAGAAGTCTTATATATGTGCCGAGTGTGGAAAAGCCTTCACGGACAGGTCAAATTTCAATAAACACCAGAccattcatactggagagaaaccctatgttTGTGCTGATTGTGGGAGGGCCTTCATCCAGAAATCAGAGTTAATTACCCATCAAAGAATTCATACCACAGAGAAGCCTTATAAATGTCCTGAGTGTGAGAAGTCCTTCTCCAAGAAACCACATCTCAAAGTACATCAGCGAATTCACACGGGAGAGAAACCATACATGTGTGCAGAATGTGGGAAGGCATTCACTGACCGGTCCAATTTCAATAAACACCAGACAATTCACACTGGAGATAAACCCTATAAATGCAGTGACTGTGGAAAGGGCTTCACTCAGAAATCGGTCCTGAGCATGCATCGCAATATTCATACATGA
- the ZNF81 gene encoding zinc finger protein 81 isoform X1, whose protein sequence is MPANRSSPGPSLALGMGTCDDSCEVSVSFEDVTVDFSKEEWQQLDPAQRRLYRDVTLENYSHLRSVGYEVPKPEVIFKLEQGEEPWILERKTPHQSHTDGKFGIKTSQKGISGKASFHSEVEGEDTRDDSLYSILEDLWQDSEQIKRYQEKQSKPLSHAAFINKKVLNTEWDFEYKDSGKFFHPSPNHIPSPKRPHKCDSFGKSFRHNLDIHIPSKNNATKNFDKNTGHGQVFTQSSSYTNHENTHTGVQFCESDQCGKVLSLKQAFGHNLKFPAGEKADMCSEFGKIFTQKSHLFPPQRIHTLEKPHELNKCVDVFTQKPLLSIYLRVHGDEKLYICAECGKAFIQNSELIVHKKTHTREKPYKCNECGKSFFQVSSLLRHQTTHTGEKLYECSECGKGFSLNSALNVHQKIHTGERHHKCGECGKAFTQKSTLRMHQRIHTGERSYICTECGQAFIQKAHLIAHQRIHTGEKPYECSDCGKSFPSKSQLQMHKRIHTGEKPYICTECGKAFTNRSNLNTHQKSHTGEKSYICAECGKAFTDRSNFNKHQTIHTGEKPYVCADCGRAFIQKSELITHQRIHTTEKPYKCPECEKSFSKKPHLKVHQRIHTGEKPYMCAECGKAFTDRSNFNKHQTIHTGDKPYKCSDCGKGFTQKSVLSMHRNIHT, encoded by the exons GTCTCTGTGTCATTCGAGGACGTGACTGTGGACTTCAGCAAGGAAGAGTGGCAGCAACTGGACCCTGCTCAGAGACGCTTGTACCGGGATGTGACGCTGGAGAATTACAGCCACCTGCGCTCAGTGG GGTATGAAGTTCCCAAACCAGAGGTCATCTTCAAGTTGGAACAAGGAGAGGAGCCATGGATTTTGGAGAGAAAAACCCCACATCAGAGCCATACGG atGGGAAGTTTGGGATTAAGACCTCACAAAAAGGAATTTCTGGAAAAGCTTCCTTTCACAGTGAAGTGGAGGGTGAAGATACAAGAGATGACTCACTGTATTCCATTTTAGAAGATCTGTGGCAAGATTCTGAGCAGATAAAAAGATACCAGGAAAAACAGAGCAAACCTCTGAGTCATGCTGCTTTCATCAATAAGAAAGTACTGAATACAGAGTGGGATTTTGAATATAAAGACAGTGGAAAATTTTTTCATCCAAGCCCAAATCATATTCCTTCACCGAAAAGACCCCATAAATGTGACTCATTTGGAAAGAGTTTTAGGCATAATTTAGACATACATATTCCTAGTAAAAATAATGCAACGAAGAACTTTGATAAAAATACCGGACATGGTCAAGTTTTCACGCAGAGCTCTTCTTATACTAACCATGAAAACACTCATACAGGAGTGCAGTTCTGTGAAAGTGATCAGTGTGGAAAGGTCCTCAGTCTCAAACAAGCATTCGGTCACAATCTGAAATTTCCTGCTGGGGAGAAAGCAGACATGTGTTCTGAATTTGGGAAGATCTTCACCCAGAAGTCACACCTCTTTCCACCTCAGAGAATCCACACTCTGGAAAAACCTCATGAACTTAACAAATGTGTAGATGTGTTTACACAGAAGCCACTGCTCAGTATATATCTGAGAGTTCACGGAGATGAAAAACTTTATATATGTGCTGAGTGTGGGAAGGCTTTCATCCAGAATTCAGAATTAATTGTGCATAAGAAAACCCACACTAGAGAAAAACCCTATAAATGCAATGAGTGTGGAAAATCATTTTTTCAGGTGTCCTCTCTACTTAGACATCAGACAACTCACACTGGAGAAAAACTCTATGAATGCAGCGAATGTGGGAAAGGCTTCTCCCTGAACTCAGCCCTCAATGTACATCAgaaaattcatactggagagagacACCACAAGTGTGGggagtgtgggaaagcctttacCCAAAAATCCACACTCAGGAtgcatcagagaattcatacaggaGAGAGATCTTACATATGTACTGAATGTGGGCAGGCCTTCATCCAGAAGGCACACTTGATTGCCCATCAGAGAATCCACACTGGAGAGAAGCCCTATGAATGCAGTGACTGTGGGAAATCTTTCCCTTCTAAGTCACAACTCCAGATGCATAAGCGaattcacacaggagagaaaccgtATATATGCActgaatgtgggaaggcctttacCAACAGGTCCAATCTCAATACTCACCAGAAATCTCATACTGGAGAGAAGTCTTATATATGTGCCGAGTGTGGAAAAGCCTTCACGGACAGGTCAAATTTCAATAAACACCAGAccattcatactggagagaaaccctatgttTGTGCTGATTGTGGGAGGGCCTTCATCCAGAAATCAGAGTTAATTACCCATCAAAGAATTCATACCACAGAGAAGCCTTATAAATGTCCTGAGTGTGAGAAGTCCTTCTCCAAGAAACCACATCTCAAAGTACATCAGCGAATTCACACGGGAGAGAAACCATACATGTGTGCAGAATGTGGGAAGGCATTCACTGACCGGTCCAATTTCAATAAACACCAGACAATTCACACTGGAGATAAACCCTATAAATGCAGTGACTGTGGAAAGGGCTTCACTCAGAAATCGGTCCTGAGCATGCATCGCAATATTCATACATGA